Proteins co-encoded in one Stenotrophomonas maltophilia genomic window:
- a CDS encoding response regulator transcription factor yields the protein MSLHHSTLGLLVDDDELYLRTLQRSLARKGLETQTAQDAASALALARQQPPAFALIDLKLGSDSGLALIQPLRALRADMRILLVTGYASIATAVEAIKLGADDYLPKPATVPMILRALGEEDDGPADDGEMEVPDAMTPISRLQWEHIQQAMHETGGNVSAAARLLGMHRRSLQRKLAKRPSPERDPSR from the coding sequence ATGAGCCTTCACCACTCCACCCTGGGCCTGCTGGTCGACGACGACGAGCTGTACCTGAGGACCCTGCAGCGCAGCCTGGCCCGCAAGGGGCTGGAGACCCAGACGGCGCAGGATGCCGCCAGCGCGCTGGCACTGGCGCGCCAGCAGCCACCGGCGTTCGCGCTGATCGACCTGAAGCTGGGCAGCGACTCGGGCCTTGCACTGATCCAGCCGTTGCGCGCCCTGCGTGCCGACATGCGGATCCTGCTGGTGACCGGCTATGCCAGCATCGCCACGGCGGTGGAAGCGATCAAGCTCGGTGCCGACGATTACCTGCCCAAGCCGGCCACGGTACCGATGATCCTGCGTGCCCTCGGCGAAGAGGATGACGGCCCAGCCGACGATGGCGAAATGGAAGTGCCCGACGCGATGACGCCGATCAGCCGGCTGCAGTGGGAGCACATCCAGCAAGCGATGCACGAGACCGGCGGCAACGTGTCGGCGGCGGCGCGGCTGCTGGGCATGCACCGGCGTTCGCTGCAGCGCAAGCTGGCCAAGCGGCCGAGCCCGGAACGCGACCCCAGCCGTTGA
- the pgi gene encoding glucose-6-phosphate isomerase, whose product MTTNNGFDSLHSHAQRLKGASISSLLAAEPGRVQDLALRVGPLYVNFARQKYDAAALQALLALAADRDVGGAITRLFRGEQVNLTEGRAALHTALRGDVVDAPVAAEAYATAREIRQRMGVLVRALEDSGVTDVVSVGIGGSDLGPRLVADALRPVTGARLRVHFVSNVDGAAMQRTLATLDPARTAGILISKTFGTQETLLNGQILHDWLGGSERLYAVSANPERAAKAFAIAAERVLPMWDWVGGRYSLWSAVGFPIALAIGFERFEQLLEGAAQMDAHALDAPLERNLPVLHALTDIWNRNLLGCATHAVMTYDQRLALLPAYLQQLVMESLGKRVRRDGQPVTTDTVPVWWGGAGTDVQHSFFQALHQGTSIVPADFIGCVHNDDPYTINHQALLANLLAQTEALANGQGSDDPHRDYPGGRPSTLILLDALTPQALGALIAMYEHAVYVQSVIWNINAFDQFGVELGKQLASGLLPALQGEDVAVADPMTREILAQLKR is encoded by the coding sequence ATGACAACGAACAACGGATTCGACTCGCTGCATTCCCACGCCCAGCGCCTGAAGGGCGCAAGCATTTCCAGCCTGCTCGCTGCCGAACCCGGTCGCGTCCAGGACCTGGCGCTGCGGGTCGGTCCGTTGTACGTCAACTTCGCGCGGCAGAAATACGATGCCGCAGCGCTGCAGGCGCTGTTGGCATTGGCGGCCGACCGTGATGTCGGCGGCGCCATCACCCGGCTGTTCCGTGGTGAGCAGGTCAACCTGACCGAAGGCCGCGCCGCGCTGCACACCGCGCTGCGTGGCGACGTGGTCGATGCGCCGGTGGCGGCCGAGGCCTATGCCACCGCCCGCGAAATCCGCCAGCGCATGGGCGTGCTGGTGCGCGCGCTGGAAGACAGCGGCGTGACCGATGTGGTCAGCGTCGGCATCGGTGGTTCCGATCTCGGTCCACGCCTGGTCGCCGATGCGCTGCGCCCGGTTACCGGTGCGCGCCTGCGCGTGCATTTCGTATCGAACGTGGATGGCGCCGCCATGCAGCGCACGCTGGCCACGCTGGATCCGGCCAGGACCGCCGGCATCCTGATCTCCAAGACCTTCGGCACCCAGGAAACCCTGCTCAACGGCCAGATCCTGCACGACTGGCTGGGCGGCAGCGAGCGCCTGTACGCAGTCAGCGCCAATCCGGAGCGCGCCGCCAAGGCCTTCGCGATTGCCGCCGAGCGCGTGCTGCCGATGTGGGACTGGGTGGGCGGCCGTTACTCGCTGTGGTCGGCGGTCGGTTTCCCGATCGCGCTGGCCATTGGTTTCGAGCGTTTCGAACAGCTGCTGGAAGGCGCCGCGCAGATGGATGCGCATGCGCTGGACGCACCGCTGGAGCGCAACCTGCCGGTGCTGCATGCGCTGACCGACATCTGGAACCGCAACCTGCTGGGCTGCGCCACCCATGCGGTGATGACCTACGACCAGCGCCTGGCGCTGCTGCCGGCCTACCTGCAGCAGTTGGTGATGGAGAGCCTGGGCAAGCGCGTGCGGCGCGATGGCCAGCCGGTCACCACTGATACCGTGCCGGTGTGGTGGGGCGGGGCAGGCACCGACGTGCAGCACAGCTTCTTCCAGGCACTGCACCAGGGCACCAGCATCGTTCCGGCCGATTTCATCGGCTGCGTGCACAACGACGATCCCTACACGATCAATCACCAGGCGCTGCTGGCCAATTTGCTGGCGCAGACCGAGGCGCTTGCCAACGGGCAGGGCAGTGACGATCCGCACCGCGATTATCCGGGTGGCCGCCCGAGCACGCTGATCCTGCTTGATGCGCTGACGCCGCAGGCGCTGGGTGCGCTGATCGCGATGTACGAGCACGCCGTGTACGTGCAGTCGGTGATCTGGAACATCAACGCCTTCGACCAGTTCGGTGTCGAACTGGGCAAGCAGCTGGCCAGCGGCCTGCTGCCGGCGCTGCAGGGCGAGGACGTGGCGGTTGCCGATCCGATGACCCGCGAGATCCTGGCGCAGCTGAAGCGCTGA
- the panD gene encoding aspartate 1-decarboxylase encodes MHLSLLKTKIHRATVTHSELNYEGSIAIDDNLLAATGIREFEQVHIWDVTNGARFSTYAIRAEAGSGVVSLNGGAARHVQVGDIIIIAAFASMTEQEADSFKPKLVYVDGSNQITHTNDTIPTQAA; translated from the coding sequence ATGCACCTGTCCCTGCTCAAGACCAAGATCCACCGCGCCACCGTCACCCATTCCGAGCTGAACTACGAAGGTTCCATCGCCATCGATGACAACCTGCTGGCTGCCACCGGCATCCGCGAGTTCGAGCAGGTGCACATCTGGGACGTGACCAACGGTGCGCGCTTCTCGACCTATGCCATCCGTGCCGAAGCTGGCAGCGGCGTGGTCTCGCTCAATGGCGGTGCCGCGCGCCACGTGCAGGTCGGTGACATCATCATCATCGCCGCGTTCGCCAGCATGACCGAGCAGGAAGCTGACAGCTTCAAGCCGAAGCTGGTGTACGTTGATGGCAGCAACCAGATCACCCACACCAACGACACGATCCCGACACAAGCCGCATGA